A single Venturia canescens isolate UGA chromosome 1, ASM1945775v1, whole genome shotgun sequence DNA region contains:
- the Tsf1 gene encoding transferrin — MFRGFFLLLVATLTGTCIADESVTKAPTFKICVPEIYWKDCLKMMEDSKAKGVPISCVSGRDRFECIDKVGKKEADIVAVDPEDMYLAAKNELANQAGFNIVEQVRTKEEPDAIYRYEAVAVIHKDLEINDVQGLRGLKSCHTGVGRNVGYKIPITKLTAMGVLANINDPEYSARENEIRALSTLFDKGCLVGTWSPDPAINQRLKETYSNMCALCEKPSVCDYPDIYSGYEGALRCLAHNGGQVAWTKVIYVKKFFGLPIGITPAVPTQEDPTNFRYFCPDGTKVPIDATTKPCTWAARPWQGYMTNGQVTNVEAVQKELTELGELGEEEHAAWWKDIMLLDEKTRAVTAPPVNPQEHLEQAKYLDVIERNSGAPERDARWCVSSSTALAKCQALAKAAHSRDVRPRIECILEKDDESCLTAVRNEAADLVVLEGGLVSNATTNFNVKPIISEDYGKGATKMGERPAVAVIKKDSTIKNLADLRGKKSCHSEYGTSFAGWIAPLKALKKANLVKSPEEMVDFFGGSCAPGAPVGSKLCQQCVGNLESKDEKIIEATKCKIDGPESYFGGKGALKCLIAGNGDVAFMPLTDLVQATETSDGSIKSSDFALLCPDGTTTSVDEWAKCNFGLEPPRVLVSSAAKTPGALEELTHGVLAASTLYSKRPDLLHLFGNWGGQRNVLFKDDAKGLMSISTEWDHWADWATTQQEYTI; from the exons ATGTTCCGAGGATTTTTCCTTCTCCTGGTGGCGACGCTCACCGGGACTTGCATCGCCGATGAATCAGTAACGAAAGCTCCGACAT TTAAAATATGCGTGCCCGAGATATACTGGAAGGATTGTTTGAAGATGATGGAAGATTCGAAAGCAAAGGGCGTGCCAATATCGTGCGTATCGGGTCGTGACAGATTCGAGTGCATCGACAAAGTTGGCAAAAAAGAAGCCGACATCGTCGCTGTCGACCCTGAAGACATGTATCTCGCCGCTAAAAACGAACTCGCCAATCAAGCAGGTTTCAACATTGTCGAACAG GTTCGAACAAAGGAAGAACCCGATGCGATATATCGATACGAGGCTGTGGCGGTGATTCACAAGGACTTGGAGATCAACGACGTTCAAGGTCTCCGAGGTCTTAAATCTTGTCACACCGGTGTTGGTCGTAACGTTGGTTACAAGATACCCATAACTAAGCTTACAGCAATGGGAGTTCTGGCCAACATTAACGATCCTGAATATTCCGCTCgtgaaaacgaaattcgtGCTCTGAGTACCCTGTTCGATAAAGGATGCCTCGTTGGCACTTGGTCACCGGACCCAGCGATCAATCAAAGACTGA agGAAACATACAGCAACATGTGCGCTCTCTGTGAGAAACCCAGCGTTTGCGATTATCCTGACATTTACTCCGGTTACGAGGGTGCTTTGAGGTGTCTCGCACATAACGGCGGTCAAGTTGCTTGGACCAAGGTCATTTATGTCAAGAAATTCTTCGGTCTACCTATCGGCATAACCCCGGCAGTTCCGACTCAAGAAGACCCAACCAACTTCCGTTACTTCTGCCCTGATGGTACCAAAGTGCCTATCGATGCTACCACCAAACCGTGCACGTGGGCTGCTAGACCCTGGCAAGGATACATGACCAATGGTCAAGTTACGAATGTCGAGGCCGTTCAGAAG GAATTAACCGAATTGGGAGAACTTGGAGAAGAAGAACACGCTGCGTGGTGGAAGGACATTATGTTGTTGGACGAGAAAACCCGAGCGGTGACCGCACCTCCGGTAAACCCTCAAGAACATTTGGAACAAGCCAAGTACTTGGACGTTATCGAGAGAAATTCAGGAGCACCAGAGAGAGACGCGCGTTGGTGTGTCTCAAGTTCTACTGCCCTAGCCAAGTGCCAAGCTCTTGCTAAAGCTGCTCACTCAAGAGACGTTAGACCAAGAATCGAATGCATTTTGGAaaaagatgacgaaagttGTTTAACCGCTGTCAGAAACGAAGCGGCAGATCTCGTCGTACTCGAAGGTGGTTTGGTGTCGAATGCTACGACCAATTTCAACGTAAAACCCATCATCTCCGAAGACTATGGCAAAGGAGCAACGAAAATGGGCGAACGACCTGCTGTTGCTGTCATCAAAAAAGATAGCACGATCAAAAATTTAG ctgaTCTCCGGGGCAAGAAATCCTGTCACAGTGAATACGGCACCAGTTTCGCTGGATGGATCGCTCCTTTGAAAGCATTGAAGAAGGCCAATCTGGTCAAATCGCCCGAAGAAATGGTCGATTTCTTCGGTGGCTCCTGCGCTCCCGGAGCTCCAGTTGGATCAAAACTGTGTCAACAGTGTGTGGGTAATCTCGAATCCAAAGATGAGAAAATCATCGAAGCCACTAAATGCAAAATCGACGGACCGGAATCTTACTTCGGTGGAAAAGGAGCCCTGAA ATGCCTCATCGCCGGAAACGGAGACGTTGCTTTCATGCCTCTTACTGACCTCGTCCAAGCAA cCGAAACCAGCGACGGCTCTATCAAATCGTCAGACTTTGCGCTCCTGTGTCCCGATGGAACAACGACATCGGTCGACGAATGGGCCAAGTGTAACTTCGGCCTTGAACCACCTCGCGTGCTCGTTAGTTCCGCTGCGAAAACTCCAGGTGCTCTTGAAGAATTGACTCACGGTGTTCTGGCAGCGAGTACGCTTTACTCGAAGAGACCAGACCTTTTGCACCTCTTTGGAAATTGGGGTGGTCaacgaaatgttttattcaag GATGATGCGAAGGGTCTCATGTCCATAAGTACCGAATGGGACCACTGGGCCGATTGGGCAACGACACAACAGGAATACACGATTTAA
- the LOC122409299 gene encoding uncharacterized protein, producing MSRDHYSAGNDSSLNSVKTSVKKMTCITENTTTTIKDTVIFEEDKENRYVNKQSEKSTSVVKQLKVFYEEYSSARMSQTNVSEPQNATSTGAIKKRKLLEGPTDFERSKHFVPKKRPSIRDDEAFGKTRFKIYNDSDRRAGRREITIDEPGGSTAKNDSNNTVGHNNNVSFCPHVVDKRLDKIKLPELNDRLSTRVTPVDIFPLPPTIKKVKEVHRNRLLRKCERSNFSSGVVPHGPQYEIPYHDFFIEYELAKETAAAKLSKNFRHKNITTAQRTIIVKFLTKLQSHLFLPSYLLYQTVRLFDAVLDAKEVEMIDFQLIALTAMWIVLKKDHIGCSIPTAQKMISYSKDLYEGRVDLLVKCEIDILQTLNFNIVFPDPFSIMCYNITACNHSQFMNSATIHFAYCCGSYMIDISLFDEDLLKFSVVLLAAAVAEVALYFTMETPDPTVEPLWSIWRAPHTAKRYEEDELTTVKTLLIRKVFESHKRHSDTDIVFKKYIRSRYGRISHFLGEKVKIYLNED from the exons ATGTCCCGAGATCATTATTCAGCTGGCAACGATTCGTCGTTGAACAGTGTTAAAACgagcgtgaaaaaaatgacttgCATCACCGAAAATACCACAACAACGATCAAGGATACAGTGATCTTTGAGGAGGACAAGGAGAATCGTTACGTGAATAAACAGTCCGAAAAATCAACCAGTGTTGTTAAACAATTAAAAGTTTTTTACGAAGAATATTCAAGCGCTCGGATGAGCCAGACGAACGTCAGCGAGCCCCAGAACGCAACGTCAACGGGTGCGATTAAAAAACGTAAACTACTCGAAGGCCCGACCGATTTTGAACGGAGCAAACATTTCGTGCCGAAAAAACGTCCCAGCATTCGGGACGACGAAGCTTTCGGAAAGACAcgattcaaaatttataacgATTCTGATCGTCGAGCTGGCCGCAGAGAAATAACAATCGATGAACCCGGCGGGAGCActgcgaaaaatgattcaaaTAATACCGTTGGGCATAACAACAACGTTTCTTTTTGTCCTCATGTCGTTGATAAAAGATTGGACAAAATCAAATTGCCGGAACTGAACGACCGACTTTCGACGCGTGTTACGCCCGTCGACATTTTCCCGCTTCCACCGACTATCAAAAAG GTCAAAGAGGTGCATCGTAATCGCTTGTTGAGAAAATGCGAGAGGTCGAATTTCTCAAGTGGTGTCGTTCCACATGGCCCCCAGTACGAAATTCCTTACCACGATTTTTTCATAGAATACGAGCTCGCAAAAGAAACGGCAGCTGCTAAACTCTCGAAGAATTTTCGGCATAAAAATATTACGACTGCGCAGAGAACGATCATTGTGAAATTCCTCACTAAGTTACAA AGTCACTTATTTCTACCATCATACTTACTCTACCAAACGGTTAGATTGTTCGACGCTGTCCTCGATGCAAAAGAAGTAGAAATGATAGATTTCCAATTGATCGCTCTAACTGCGATGTGGATCGTCCTCAAGAAAGACCACATTGGTTGCAGCATTCCTACG GCACAAAAAATGATATCGTATTCCAAGGATCTCTACGAGGGAAGAGTTGACTTACTAGTGAAGTGTGAGATCGACATCCTTCAGACGTTGAATTTCAACATCGTATTTCCTGATCCGTTCTCCATCATGTGTTACAATATCACAGCGTGCAATCACTCGCAATTCATGAATTCCGCCACAATTCATTTCGCTTATTGCTGCGGAAGTTATatg ATCGATATTTCACTGTTCGACGAggatttgttgaaattttcggTTGTCCTGTTGGCAGCTGCAGTTGCTGAAGTCGCCCTCTACTTTACTATGGAAACACCCGATCCAACGGTCGAACCTCTATGGAGTATTTGGAGGGCTCCTCACACAGCGAAAAG ATACGAGGAGGACGAACTGACAACAGTAAAAACTCTGTTGATACGAAAAGTTTTCGAATCTCACAAGCGTCACAGTGACACCGATATTGTattcaaaaaatacattcGTTCGAGGTATGGAAGAATTTCTCATTTCCTCGGGGAGAAAGTCAAAATTTATCTTAACGAAGATTAG
- the LOC122409291 gene encoding probable glutamate receptor translates to MDFNTFASRVGSSYFEIKRPLFVILNDSDDVKQDFAEIANWIDMSYPTWLIFFRNETAIDDFFENIYVPFDCKLMVIQNDESRPNRDTITEIYQISRDKEIKHARFGTWSYSDGIRTPRLGLYQRRNDLFGQTIRVTSIYDPPGSLIDRDEDGNMVGLGGFFGGIMQLLEENMNCTLTYLESKTWGHRLANGTWTGTIGMLIEDEVDVVAAELMMTRDRLEAIEFTTPVYTTKCRTFIKRPSTTSLKWEAYVAPFTWGIWSAIGVIIIVTSLTISLVKSIVPIISEHIKDEKNLSSSFSDILLEVFGAFCSQGMEQSLLDPIRIIHLVIHLTGVVVLAAYSAALISSLATKTFVMPFTTMEGFLRDGTYRFGVVGDSADFGFFQNTTDEILKVLFDDVLTKETELPGTYLDGLTKVCEEDKYGFMTLDNVVSQLQPKVSCKLEPLDTITQSSIAMAVAPRSPYKGIIDSNILLIRDSGILQRLLNSEWMLSNKKSDSGWTTVEIEDVLPLIIVIIFGAFFSFLALGSEHIVTIKKKKKLVIGKKRLKKSNLVPTIILKKHNGVPLNLARF, encoded by the exons ATGGATTTTAATACTTTTGCATCACGC GTTGGTTCTAGTTACTTCGAAATAAAGAGGCCACTTTTCGTCATTTTGAATGACTCCGATGACGTGAAGCAAGACTTTGCTGAG ATCGCGAACTGGATTGACATGTCATATCCAACGTGGCTGATTTTCTTCCGAAATGAAACTGcgattgatgattttttcgaaaatatttacgTGCCATTCGACTGCAAGTTGATGGTCATACAAAACGACGAAAGTAGACCGAATCGGGACACCATTACTGAGATTTACCAAATAAGTCGTGACAAAGAGATAAAGCACGCGAGATTTGGAACATGGAGTTATTCCGATGGAATACGAACACCGAGATTAGGATTGTATCAGCGGAGAAACGATCTCTTCGGCCAAACCATTCGAGTCACTTCCATTTAC GATCCACCGGGATCTTTGATAGATCGCGACGAAGATGGAAACATGGTTGGGCTTGGAGGCTTTTTTGGTGGAATCATGCAATTGCTGGAGGAAAATATGAATTGCAC GTTAACGTATCTCGAATCTAAAACGTGGGGCCACCGGTTGGCTAATGGCACCTGGACGGGAACCATTGGCATGCTAATCGAAGACGAAGTTGATGTTGTGGCTGCAGAACTCATGATGACTCGAGATCGCCTCGAGGCCATAGAATTCACAACGCCAGTTTATACGACTAA GTGTCGCACTTTCATAAAAAGACCTTCAACAACATCCCTAAAGTGGGAGGCTTACGTCGCCCCATTTACATGGGGGATTTGGAGTGCGATTGGTGTTATAATCATCGTAACGAGCCTGACGATTTCTCTCGTTAAATCAATCGTACCGATCATATCAGAACATATAAAAGAcgagaaaaatttgagttcTAGTTTCTCCGATATACTTCTCGAAGTTTTCGGAGCTTTTTGCAGCCAAG GCATGGAGCAGTCTCTGTTAGATCCAATTCGAATTATTCATCTCGTGATACATCTTACGGGCGTGGTTGTCTTGGCTGCTTATTCGGCAGCTCTGATAAGTTCTTTGGCGACGAAAACTTTCGTGATGCCATTTACGACGATGGAAGGCTTTTTGCGAGATGGCACTTACAGATTCGGCGTGGTCGGAGACTCGGCggatttcggtttttttcag AATACAACGGACGAAATTCTCAAAGTACTGTTCGATGATGTTCTGACGAAAGAAACGGAGTTACCGGGTACTTATTTGGACGGATTGACGAAAGTTTGCGAAGAAGATAAATATGGCTTCATGACGTTGGACAACGTCGTGTCACAGTTGCAGCCGAAAGTCAGTTGCAAACTCGAGCCTCTGGACACAATAACGCAGTCCTCGATCGCAATGGCCGTAGCGCCACGAAGCCCGTACAAAGGAATTATTGACAGCAA CATATTGTTGATTCGCGACAGTGGAATTCTCCAACGTTTGTTAAATTCCGAATGGATgctttcaaataaaaaa AGTGACAGCGGCTGGACGACTGTTGAGATAGAGGACGTCTTGCCTCTCATCATTGTCATAATATTCGGAGCATTTTTCAGCTTTTTGGCTCTCGGTAGCGAACATATCGTGACGatcaagaagaagaagaagctcGTCATCGGGAaaaagagattgaaaaaatcgaatttagtGCCAacaatcattttgaaaaagcacAACGGAGTTCCCCTTAATTTAGCCAGATTTTAA
- the LOC122419227 gene encoding uncharacterized protein — translation MSELHSRLAMLFLPIIVVCEISVVSEETKIRVHGRFYSATAKLATNGATDEEYSSRNSTDILPSVVSQESQEILATAHNSILSKLRREIDLRKVGFGDGRRIRIERRVTSSKVINPLKKLSTQRVDDFGNGTGLEKLTKRKRREKESPFALSKQAFDGGYKLAGNHCEEPSAIDNGVDYVYPESQNFNSTRRVCLGRSIIKKRNKQNFDLKNDDDEITGVYYPNANNNEENSHRVRELIDQYQKELPMEIETKDSNETNKDLKNLTQDSITRLSLDYHEPDQFNITDIPWPIVPGPITCDLDYQLQPSFVARLGEFDYVVSMQRQENPDEPAEHTCTGVIYNRRFVIIALHCVSDNYGLTVTSTDDLCTIDEMISVDYIIEHKNYDSDTRIHDIALLKLKSEIHKKSAKFPDDDEALETHYYAVGFGELMWNSFPTKVSKLLQKVPVRPAQDLPEAPGTLHVTTSFMDLTGTFRGDYGGALVNPKGEFIGLKSKLIKKSTEYEVYTKVRDYLPWIKSMVALHGS, via the exons ATGTCTGAGCTTCATTCGCGTTTAGCAATGTTGTTTCTGCCAATAATAGTCGTGTGTGAAATCTCAGTAGTGAGTGAAGAGACGAAGATTCGAGTTCACGgacgattttattctgcaaCAGCAAAGCTCGCGACTAATGGTGCAACGGATGAAGAATATTCGTCGAGAAATTCGACGGACATTCTACCATCAGTTGTGTCACAGGAATCTCAGGAAATCTTGGCGACAGCACACAATTCCATACTTTCCAAGTTGAGGAGAGAAATCGATTTACGGAAAGTTGGTTTCGGAGACGGTCGCAGGATCCGGATTGAGCGTCGCGTTACTTCTTCGAAAGTCATAAATCCGCTCAAAAAACTAAGTACACAGAGAGTCGATGATTTTGGGAATGGCACTGGCCTGGAGAAGCTtacgaaaagaaaacgaagagaaaaagaatctCCTTTCG CTTTATCAAAACAGGCCTTCGACGGAGGTTACAAACTAGCAGGCAATCATTGCGAGGAGCCCTCAGCGATCGACAATGGAGTCGATTATGTTTATCCGGAAAGCCAAAACTTCAATTCGACCCGACGGGTTTGTCTGGGCCGTTCAATTATAAAAAAGCgtaacaaacaaaatttcgatttgaaaaacgatgatgACGAGATCACCGGAGTTTATTACCCCAATGCAAACAATAACGAGGAAAACAGCCACAGAGTGAGAGAACTCATCGATCAATATCAAAAAGAATTGCCCATGGAAATCGAAACAAAGGATTCGAACGAGACCAACAAGGACCTGAAAAATCTCACGCAAGATTCTATCACGCGCTTGTCTTTGGATTATCATGAACCTGATCAATTCAACATCACAGACATCCCTTGGCCCATCGTACCCGGACCAATAACCTGCGATCTCG ATTATCAACTCCAACCGTCGTTCGTGGCCAGACTAGGGGAATTCGACTACGTG GTTTCGATGCAACGACAAGAAAATCCCGACGAACCAGCCGAGCACACGTGCACAGGTGTAATTTACAATCGCCGTTTCGTGATCATAGCGCTCCATTGTGTGAGCGATAATTATGGTCTGACCGTCACGTCGACCGACGATTTGTGCACGATCGATGAAATGATCAGTGTCGACTACATCATCGAGCACAAAAATTACGACTCCGACACGCGAATCCACGACATCGCGCTTCTCAAA CTCAaatcagaaattcataaaaagtcAGCAAAGTTTCCGGACGATGATGAGGCACTGGAGACCCATTATTATGCCGTTGGTTTTGGAGAATTGATG TGGAATTCATTCCCCACAAAAGTAAGCAAACTTTTACAAAAAGTACCAGTTCGACCTGCCCAGGATCTTCCAGAGGCCCCTGGAACATTGCACGTAACAACGTCGTTCATGGATCTCACTGGAACATTTCGG gGTGACTACGGTGGTGCATTGGTAAATCCCAAAGGAGAATTTATCGGTCTCAAATCAAAgcttattaaaaaatcaacggAGTACGAAGTTTATACGAAAGTTCGTGATTATCTACCGTGGATCAAGTCAATGGTAGCCTTGCATGGCTCTTGA
- the LOC122419510 gene encoding uncharacterized protein, translated as MSKPFKTFIVILIISSIASSGAQETTTRAPQTGNPVQPSGTDGSSTSLASTDGSSSGTGGGVSGLIESIISIPATLLSFILSPIRALLSVVLGGVGNLVGSILNGVFSLVGTILSPIFSLIGIPVDIAEDAAGGVGGLVREILKIVFSDILGIGSSSTASSSSVTQASVTSASGSRGPIVVTPATLVTIGPRVRRDLVMDTIMDITSYVNSVIHSFLLNLSDSTQDAASDFIHWGWAWAKKALLPRVDQLLVEAKDSPWISTDMAQWFNDLHEMYAWLHMFGIV; from the exons ATGTCAAAGCCATTTAAGACGTTCATTGTGATCCTGATAATATCGAGCATCGCGTCGTCGGGTGCTCAAGAGACCACTACTCGTGCTCCACAGACCGGAAACCCTGTGCAACCGTCCGGAACAG atgGAAGTTCCACATCTCTAGCCAGTACCGACGGCAGTAGTAGCGGTACTGGTGGTGGTGTCAGTGGTCTGATCGAAAGTATAATAAGCATACCAGCCACGCTACTCAGCTTCATTTTGTCCCCGATCAGAGCATTACTGAGCGTGGTTCTGGGTGGCGTGGGAAATCTAGTAGGAAGCATACTGAACGGGGTATTCAGCTTGGTGGGAACGATCTTGTctccgattttttctctcatcggGATACCAGTGGATATTGCTGAGGATGCAGCAGGTGGTGTCGGTGGTTTGGTGcgcgaaatattgaaaatcgtATTTTCCGACATACTTGGAATAGGGAGCAGTTCTACCGCCTCTTCGTCGTCTGTCACTCAAGCTAGTGTAACTTCGGCTTCTGGTAGCAGAGGTCCAATTGTTGTAACTCCAGCGACACTCGTAACAATAGGACCCAGGGTGAGACGCGATCTCGTCATGGACACTATCATGG ATATAACGTCTTATGTCAACTCTGTAATACACTCCTTCCTGTTGAATCTATCTGATTCTACGCAGGACGCGGCCTCTGATTTCATCCATTGGGGATGGGCGTGGGCGAAGAAAGCTTTACTGCCGAGAGTGGATCAGCTTCTCGTCGAAGCTAAGGACTCCCCGTGGATATCGACTGATATGGCCCAATGGTTCAACGACTTGCACGAGATGTACGCTTGGCTCCACATGTTCGGAATAGTTTAA
- the LOC122415837 gene encoding uncharacterized protein isoform X1 — protein MVYAQLTSRLAIGPSLRQHLRTSSIVAYRCFVGMCPTANVIWHCSCRPSTGPYGCPSPVLSNGGKLVIIFIKGLLDARRFHSFTGAFYVHNIANMRLSVGKCVFCFILIISCGYANAGNIVKRQSGGQQSALSRLVQTIISGASDIPLVGGQIAEFLEWLVRVVDVFEIGTNGAIARLLGGALPCTVSLSGTSCSGLTNNGGFGKVLMSVLNGIPSILLPGFVKSLLKLSIEMFADPIADVLFGGVVVNAKQ, from the exons ATGGTGTACGCACAATTGACAAGCCGGTTGGCCATTGGCCCAAGTTTGCGTCAACACTTACGTACATCGTCTATCGTTGCATACAGATGTTTTGTGGGAATGTGTCCAACAGCAAATGTCATTTGGCATTGTTCCTGCCGTCCCTCCACCGGCCCCTACGGATGTCCCTCTCCAGTTCTGTCAAACGGGGGAAAACTTGTCATCATCTTTATAAAGGGGTTGCTCGATGCTCGTCGATTTCATAGTTTCACCGGCGCTTTTTACGTCCACAATATCGCAAACATGAGGCTATCCGTtggaaaatgcgttttttgCTTCATTCTTATCATCTCATGTGGATACGCAAATGCAGGCAATA ttgtcaAAAGACAATCGGGCGGGCAGCAGAGTGCCTTGTCACGGTTGGTTCAGACGATTATAAGTGGAGCTTCCGACATACCTCTCGTCGGTGGACAGATCGCAGAATTCCTTGAATGGCTCGTACGAGTGGTAGACGTATTTGAGATCGGCACAAACGGTGCTATCGCGAGGCTTCTTGGAGGCGCGTTGCCCTGCACCGTTTCTCTAAGTGGAACATCGTGCTCGGGATTAACGAACAACGGCGGTTTCGGCAAAGTTTTGATGTCGGTTCTTAACGGTATACCGTCCATCTTGCTACCTGGTTTTGTCAAATCCTTGTTGAAATTGAGTATTGAAATGTTCGCTGATCCGATCGCCGATGTACTCTTCGGCGGCGTGGTTGTTAATGCCAAGCAGTAg
- the LOC122415837 gene encoding uncharacterized protein isoform X2, producing the protein MYKRCVNCTRCFVGMCPTANVIWHCSCRPSTGPYGCPSPVLSNGGKLVIIFIKGLLDARRFHSFTGAFYVHNIANMRLSVGKCVFCFILIISCGYANAGNIVKRQSGGQQSALSRLVQTIISGASDIPLVGGQIAEFLEWLVRVVDVFEIGTNGAIARLLGGALPCTVSLSGTSCSGLTNNGGFGKVLMSVLNGIPSILLPGFVKSLLKLSIEMFADPIADVLFGGVVVNAKQ; encoded by the exons ATGTATAAACGTTGCGTTAATTGCACAAG ATGTTTTGTGGGAATGTGTCCAACAGCAAATGTCATTTGGCATTGTTCCTGCCGTCCCTCCACCGGCCCCTACGGATGTCCCTCTCCAGTTCTGTCAAACGGGGGAAAACTTGTCATCATCTTTATAAAGGGGTTGCTCGATGCTCGTCGATTTCATAGTTTCACCGGCGCTTTTTACGTCCACAATATCGCAAACATGAGGCTATCCGTtggaaaatgcgttttttgCTTCATTCTTATCATCTCATGTGGATACGCAAATGCAGGCAATA ttgtcaAAAGACAATCGGGCGGGCAGCAGAGTGCCTTGTCACGGTTGGTTCAGACGATTATAAGTGGAGCTTCCGACATACCTCTCGTCGGTGGACAGATCGCAGAATTCCTTGAATGGCTCGTACGAGTGGTAGACGTATTTGAGATCGGCACAAACGGTGCTATCGCGAGGCTTCTTGGAGGCGCGTTGCCCTGCACCGTTTCTCTAAGTGGAACATCGTGCTCGGGATTAACGAACAACGGCGGTTTCGGCAAAGTTTTGATGTCGGTTCTTAACGGTATACCGTCCATCTTGCTACCTGGTTTTGTCAAATCCTTGTTGAAATTGAGTATTGAAATGTTCGCTGATCCGATCGCCGATGTACTCTTCGGCGGCGTGGTTGTTAATGCCAAGCAGTAg
- the LOC122415857 gene encoding uncharacterized protein — MILVNSCCGCISLQKGTIVIGSLSLIGAILNTILMGFHVSEISVPRESPATAIVVLLKIFVVTILIYVLIGGIFSALMIAGAIKRLSGYIFPWLAISFGGVVAGVCLTIAVSIISAIELPIQYFFFLMIFSSVSSAIQIYFWQVVYSHYKELVAEKFGHQTRPSDGKVFGVAPYLHV; from the exons atg ATTCTGGTTAACTCTTGCTGCGGTTGCATCTCTTTGCAAAAAGGAACAATCGTGATCGGCTCCTTGTCACTG ATAGGAGCGATTCTGAACACGATACTGATGGGATTTCACGTGAGCGAAATCAGCGTGCCGAGAGAAAGCCCAGCCACGGCCATCGTCGTTCTcctcaaaattttcgtcgtgACCATCTTAATATACGTATTAATCGGAGGAATATTCTCTGCGCTTATGATCGCGGGTGCGATCAAG AGGCTCTCCGGCTACATCTTTCCCTGGCTCGCAATTTCCTTCGGAGGTGTCGTAGCTGGCGTTTGTCTCACAATTGCAGTGAGCATAATCTCCGCGATAGAACTCCCGatccagtatttttttttcctcatgatATTCTCGTCAGTGAGTTCGG CAATACAAATCTACTTCTGGCAAGTCGTCTACAGTCATTACAAGGAGCTGGTAGCGGAGAAATTCGGACACCAGACGCGTCCATCGGACGGAAAAGTCTTCGGCGTGGCGCCCTACCTCCACGTTTAA
- the LOC122415881 gene encoding uncharacterized protein, which yields MKNCCCCFSVRTGSIIIGILSTKKAKHMYPWLALTFTTIIFGSCYGLASIIVLASMIIVGMLLLSLIILAIQIALSSYFWLVVHQQYKNLQTEENPIAFTNVISNAHVSQPNSYPNV from the exons atgaaaaattgttgctGTTGTTTCTCTGTGAGAACAGGTTCAATAATAATCGGAATCCTGTCGACA AAAAAAGCCAAACACATGTATCCTTGGCTGGCTCTAACTTTCACAACTATAATTTTTGGATCCTGTTACGGCCTGGCGTCAATCATCGTGCTCGCTTCGATGATCATTGTGGGAATGTTGCTGCTTTCTTTAATTATCCTCGCAATACAAATcg CTCTTAGTTCCTACTTCTGGTTAGTCGTCCATCAACAAtacaaaaatcttcaaacaGAAGAAAATCCTATTGCGTTTACAAACGTCATCTCAAATGCCCATGTGTCACAGCCTAATTCTTAtcccaatgtttga